One part of the Microbulbifer sp. THAF38 genome encodes these proteins:
- a CDS encoding YigZ family protein → MTYQIPSSPVVSETEEKKSRFICWLGPVTDKAAFQFQLSQIRKQYPDASHHCTALVIGNPANPDTMQADDDGEPGGSAGRPMLELLLKQGIGNVGAIVTRYFGGTKLGVGGLMRAYRGSVGAALQAVNLEAFVPLQEVSVSCDFAQESRLRYLVARYQGNCGQAGYASKVTMSISLPQDQWNPLRELLLSEGFELQG, encoded by the coding sequence GTGACCTATCAGATTCCCTCGTCTCCCGTTGTCAGTGAGACCGAAGAAAAGAAAAGCCGTTTTATTTGTTGGCTTGGGCCAGTAACAGATAAGGCGGCTTTTCAATTTCAGCTCAGCCAGATTCGCAAACAATACCCGGATGCCAGCCATCACTGCACGGCGCTTGTTATCGGCAATCCGGCCAATCCCGACACGATGCAAGCCGATGATGATGGTGAGCCCGGAGGCAGTGCGGGGCGCCCGATGCTGGAATTGCTCCTCAAGCAGGGGATTGGCAATGTAGGGGCTATTGTGACTCGCTATTTTGGTGGAACCAAGTTAGGTGTTGGTGGCCTGATGCGTGCCTATCGGGGATCGGTGGGTGCCGCTTTGCAGGCAGTGAACCTGGAGGCTTTTGTACCGTTACAGGAAGTTTCCGTGAGCTGTGATTTTGCCCAGGAATCCCGCCTTCGCTATTTAGTGGCTCGTTACCAGGGGAATTGTGGGCAGGCGGGTTATGCCAGCAAGGTGACAATGTCCATTTCACTGCCACAAGATCAGTGGAATCCCTTGAGGGAGTTGTTATTGTCAGAAGGGTTTGAGCTTCAAGGGTAG
- a CDS encoding DsbE family thiol:disulfide interchange protein: MSRLKLFLPLIIFVALALLFWRGLFLNPQEMPSALLNKPVPEFSLEKVADNNQVVQKGDLPKGPHLLNVWATWCVACRVEHPYLNALAEQGVPIVGVNLKDDDSAALKWLDKFHNPYLFSVADRDGRLALDLGVFGAPETFLVDAEGTIRCKHVGVVDDKVWQTKLQPLFEKLKNQPWDAFAGDLSDSLVSRCQ; this comes from the coding sequence ATGTCGAGATTAAAACTCTTTTTGCCTCTGATTATTTTTGTCGCCCTGGCGTTGCTGTTCTGGCGTGGCTTGTTCTTGAACCCGCAGGAAATGCCTTCGGCACTGCTAAACAAGCCGGTGCCAGAGTTTTCCTTGGAAAAGGTTGCCGATAACAATCAGGTGGTGCAAAAGGGAGACCTGCCCAAGGGGCCGCACCTGCTTAATGTTTGGGCCACCTGGTGTGTGGCCTGCCGGGTTGAGCATCCCTACCTGAATGCTCTGGCAGAGCAGGGTGTGCCAATTGTTGGTGTGAACCTCAAAGATGATGATTCGGCGGCTCTCAAATGGTTGGATAAATTCCACAATCCCTACCTCTTTAGTGTTGCCGACAGGGATGGGCGCTTGGCGCTGGATTTGGGGGTGTTCGGTGCTCCTGAAACCTTCCTGGTGGATGCAGAGGGCACTATCCGCTGTAAACATGTTGGTGTGGTGGACGACAAAGTGTGGCAGACCAAATTACAGCCCCTATTTGAAAAATTAAAAAACCAGCCTTGGGATGCCTTTGCCGGTGACCTATCAGATTCCCTCGTCTCCCGTTGTCAGTGA